The genomic segment TAAAAACGAACCAAGAACTGCTGATTTTGAGACTTCTTCAATTTCATCAAGTAAGCGGTCTTCTTGGCTTCTTGAAAGCGGAAGTACATGGCGAAATGCAGTAATAATTTTTTCTTGATCTCGCAATAAGAAGAAAAGAACAAATAGCATTAAAAAGAAATTCATTAAAACGTTAGTAACATCACCAACAATTTGAGCACTCATTCCGACAATTTGAGTACCTACTTGAGAGGCGACTTGAGCTACTTTTTGTGTCACTTCATTAGGGTCAATTGCGTCAAAAGGTAAATATTCATTAATAAAAGAGAGCACTTTGGCAACAATAGGATGCTGGAATAACGTTTGAATACCACCATCAATAACCCAATGATAAGCATCTTTTGAGAAAGTAGCACCCTGTTGAATAATAGCCACAAATACAAAAAATAGAGGAATAGCAATGATAAAGGTTAATGCCATACAGGACAAAATAGCAGCGCTGTTTGGACTACTTGGTAGCTTTTCGCTGATTTTATTATGCAGAGGTGCAAATAAAAGAGACATAATAAAGGCGAGAATAATAGGATTTAAATACGGCTGAATTAATAGAAAACACGCATAACCCGCGGCAAGTAAAGCAGCAATTAAAACCCAATGGCTAGAATTTAGTTTATTGAAATGAGACACATTATTCCCTTATGATGCGGTTAGCTATTTATAAATACTGACAGTTAGTTAAGTTATATAGGTACTTGGTTAGCTTAGCAAGAATAATGGAGAGTAACGATGGGCTGTTGTGATAAAGAGACGTGCAGTAGTAATAAAAAAGAAAATTACCAGTTGTTCCTGTAATTATTATTGGACTAATAGTGATGGTGGTGTATTTCTGGCAATAAAAATGGCCTTTTCAATACAGAGTCGGCCATTGATTAATTTCTTATCGTTTTAGATTTATTTTGCTTCTGAAGCCATTGTAGCAAAACAACGATCAGCGGCTTCTAGTGTCGCTTCAATCTCTTTTGGACCATGAGCTAAAGAAGTAAATCCAGCTTCAAATGCTGAAGGAGCAAGGTAAACACCGTGTTTTAGCATTAGATTGAAAAAACGTTTGAATTGTTCGATGTCGCACTTAGTTACGTCTTCGTAGGTTGTTACTGTTTCTTGATCAGTAAAGAAGAAACCAAACATACCGCCAACGTAATTAACAACCATTGGGATACCATGCTTATTTGCTAGCTCTTTTAAGCCTAGCGCTAATTGTTTTGTAGTACTAGCAAGGCGCTTTTCATTGCCTTCTTCTGTTAGTACTTTCAAACAAGCAAAACCAGCAGCCATTGCAACAGGGTTACCAGAAAGGGTACCCGCTTGATATACAGGACCCGTCGGAGCAATGTATTGCATTACTTCTTTGCTGCCACCAAAAGCGCCAACAGGCATACCGCCACCAATAACTTTACCAAGACAAGTTAGATCCGGTTTGATGTTGTAGTAACCTTGTGCGCAGTTTTCTGCAACACGGAACCCCGTCATTACTTCATCAAAAATTAATAACGCGCCTTCTTCATCACAGATCTGACGAAGACCTTCATGGAAACCTTCTACTGGTGGAATGCAGTTCATGTTGCCAGCAACAGGCTCAACAATAATACAAGCGATCTCATCTTTATTTGCAGCAAAGAGTTCACGAACAGACGCTAAGTCATTAAACGTTGCAGTTAGTGTGTACTTAGCAAAATCAGCAGGTACGCCAGGAGAGCTAGGTTGACCCAACGTTAATGCACCAGAACCTGCTTTTACAAGTAAGCTATCGGCATGACCGTGGTAACAGCCTTCAAATTTCATGATCTTATCACGGCTAGTGTAACCACGAGCAAGACGAATTGCGCTCATTGTTGCTTCCGTACCTGAACTTACCATACGAACTTGTTCCATTGATGGTACTAGTTCAGAGACAAGCTCAGCCATATTGATTTCAGTTTCAGTAGGAGCTCCAAAACTTAAACCACGTTGTGCAGCAGATATTACGGCTTCACGAATAGCAGCATGGTTATGGCCAAGGATCATTGGACCCCAAGAGCCAACGTAATCAATATAAGCTTTTCCATCGGCATCAAAAATTAATGGGCCATCGGCACGCTCAATGAAAATTGGTGAGCCACCAACACCAGCAAAAGCACGAACAGGTGAATTAACGCCACCAGGGATTTTCTCTTGCGCTTTTGCAAATAGTTCTGCTGATTTGGTCATTACTTATATCCTCGTAGTAATCAATTGGACCAGTTGGCAGTTATTGTACCTAAATTGAATCAGAATGCTTGAGTTGATCGTATTAATCCCCATTTAATAAGTAAATAATTATGCTGAATGAGAGCTAACTAGCTCTGTTACGCGTGATGGATGTATTGAATACTTGAATGAAACAGTCAGGTATTAGATAATCAGAATTAAAATAGAATTGGAAACCAATCTGAGAGGTTGAAATGAGTGATGTATCTGTGCCGTTAACGTTTTCTGATGTTGCTGCAGCAAAAGTAAAAACGTTAATAGCAGAAGAAGAAAACCCAAATCTAAAACTACGTGTATATATTACAGGTGGTGGCTGTAGCGGTTTCCAATACGGATTTACTTTTGATGAAGACGTAAACGAAGGCGATATGACGCTAGTAAATGATGGCGTAACTTTAGTTGTCGACCCAATGAGTTTACAGTACTTGATTGGCGGTGTTGTTGATTATACAGAAGGCCTAGAGGGTTCTCGCTTCTTTATTAATAACCCAAATGCGACAACAACATGTGGCTGTGGCGCATCGTTTAGTGTGTAACAACTGAGACAGAAAGGTAAGTTGAGTACTCTCTACTTACCTTTTTTATAAATTTACGGTATAAAAGAGAATCAAACTTACAGTAAATCAGGATGTATTACTGTTTACCTACCTTCTAAGCACTAAGGATTGTTGCTATGGGTAAATACACATCTGCCTTTTTTTCCTATCTTATTCATCGCCCTTGGATTATTTCTTCTTTTTTATTTTTGAGCTTATTTCTCTGGATAATGAGCGGCCCTTCTCATGCCGAAAATACAGAAGTAAAGTCAGATAATTCAGCCTTAAAAGTTCCTCTAGCAAATGTCATCGTTGAGCGCTTCGAATCAACCCCCACCCATAAAACGATTTCATTATATGGAAGAACAGCGCCTGATCGTAAAACGATATTAGGGGCTCAAGTTGCTGCTCAAGTTGAAGATTTATTAGTAAGAAAAGGGGTTAGAGTAAAAAAAGGTCAGCCGATTGCTCATCTAGATATGGCAGATCTTGATTTACGTTTAAGCCAAGCTAAAGCCATCTACTCAGTTCGTCTGAAAGAATTTAAAGCAGCAAAAGAGCTTCGTCGTAAAGGTCTGCAAGGAGAAGTCGCTTTTAGTCAAGCAGAGGCCTCTTTGGCAGAAGCCAGAGCAAGCGTAAGATATGCTGAACTCATCTTAAAAAATACCACAATCACAGCACCCTTTGATGGCATTGTTGAACACCTCTTTGTTGAAGTAGGTGATTTTGTCAGTCGTGGTGATCCTGTTGCTAAAGTGGTGGTATTAGATCCTTTAGTTATCGAAGTTAACGCCAGTGAAAGGCATATTGAGCAGATTAATAAAGGTCAAAAAGCAGAGGTATTCTTTATTAATGGTTCTTCAATTGAGGGTTATGTTCGTTATATATCGAGTGTTTCTTCATTGTCGACCAACACTTTTTCTGTTGAGGTCGAAATACCGAATGTTGGAGCAGAGATCTATGCCGGCATGAGTTCTGAAGTTGAGATAAATCTTGATCTTCAACCGGCATTAAAAGTATCGCCAGCAATGTTGGCATTAAATGAAGCTGGAGATTTAGGGGTTAAAACGGTTATTCAAAGCGAGGGACATCCCGAGAGTGATCAGAAAGTAAAGTTTGTGCCGATTCAATTAGTAAAAGCAGAGGATGATGGTATTTGGCTAACAGGACTTGGTGCTGAAGTCGACATTATTACCGTTGGGCAAGGATTTGTTCGTGATGGTGATTTTATTCACGCTCAACGTAAATAGGGACGTCATATGTTAGCTATTATTAATGCGGCATTAAGTCGTGCTCGAACTATGTTGATGCTACTTGTGTTACTGCTTGTGGCCGGTGTTTACACTTATATTCTTATCCCAAAAGAATCGAACCCTGATATCACTATCCCTATTATTTATGTATCAATGAGTCACCAAGGCATTTCGCCTGAAGATTCAGAGCGTTTATTAGTTCGTCCAATGGAGCAAGGGTTACGCTCTATTGAGGGGATAAAAGAAATGACAGCCGTTGCTGGCGAAGGGTATGGCTCAGTAACATTAGAATTTAATGTTGGAACGGATCTGGATAAATCACTTACTGATGTAAGAGATGCGGTTGATTTGGTTAAACCAGATTTACCGGAAGAAAGTGATGAACCAACAGTTAATGAAGTCACTTTAGCAGCAGAGCAAGCTGTATTATCTGTGGTGCTATACGGAACCGTTCCTGAGCGAACTGCAGTACAAATTGCCCGAAAATTACAAGATAAGCTTGAAAGCTATAAGCAAATACTAGAAGTTGATATTGCTGGTGATCGGGAAGATGTGGTCGAAATTATTGTCGATCCTCTTTTATTGGAAAGTTACGGATTAGATCAAGCCGCTATTTATAACCTTATAGCACTGAATAATAGAGTGGTAGCCGCAGGGTTTGTTGATACCGGTTATGGGCGATTTTCAGTTAAAGTGCCTTCTGTTTTTGATTCACTTAAAGATGTCCTTGAGCTACCAATTAAAGTGGATGGTAAGCAAGTTGTGACTTTTGGAGATATTGCAACGGTTCGAAAAGCCTTTAGAGATCCAAACAGTTACGCTCGGCTAAATGGTGAAAAAGCGATTGTTTTAGACATCAAAAAACGCTCTGGCGAAAATATTATTGAAACGGTTGAGATAGTAAAAGCGGTCTTAGCGGGTGCTCAAGAGCTTGATTCATGGCCAAATAATTTATTGGTAAAATACACGTGGGATGAGTCAAAAGACGTTAAGATCATGCTTAACGATCTGCAAAATAATATCTTATCAGCCATTTTATTAGTTGTGATTGTCATTATTGCAATTTTAGGAGCAAGAACTGCGCTTCTTGTTGGGATCTCAATTCCTGGTTCATTTTTAACTGGATTATTACTGTTAGCTCTGTCTGGGTTAACCATTAATATCGTAGTGTTATTTTCGCTTATTATGGCGGTAGGAATGCTTGTTGATGGCGCAATTGTTGTTACGGAATATGCTGATCGACGAATGCAGGAAGGCTCCCATCGTATTGATGCGTATCGAGAAGCTGCGCAGCGAATGGCATGGCCGATCACTGCTTCTACAGCAACCACATTGGCCGCTTTTGCACCTTTGTTATTCTGGCCTGATGTTACTGGCGAGTTTATGAAGTATTTGCCTCTTACTTTAATCGCGACATTGAGTGCATCTCTTGCTATGGCTCTGTTATTTGTCCCTGTTTTGGGTAGTTTATTTGGTAAACCACAGCAAGTTTTGCCACAGAAAAAAGATAAATTGTATGCACTGAGTCAAGGCGATTTTCGTCAAACCGAAGGAATAACAAAACTTTATTACCATACGTTATCGATGGCATTAAAACATCCGTTTAAAATTTTATTATTGGCAATTGTGCTAGCGGTTGGGATTGGTTTTACTTACGCTAAAGCAGGTTTAGGTGTCGTCTTCTTCCCTGATGTTGACCCTCCATTCCTAACGGTTAAGGTGCGCTCTCATGGTGATCTCTCTATTAATGAAAAAGATAAATTAATGGTTGAGGTACAAAATCAAATCTTAGGAATGAAAGAGTTAGACAGTATTTACACCCGAACTGGAGGGGATGATGAGATTGGACAAATACAAATTACCCCAGTGGATTGGCAATATCGTCGACCAGTTAAAGATATTATTAGTGACTTAAGAGTACAAACTCAAGACATTGCAGGTATTGAGTTAGAGTTCAGTACGCCAAATGCAGGGCCTCCGAGTGAGCATGATTTAGTTATCGAACTCAGTGCTAGAAATGGCGATCAGCTTAATCAATCAGTAACGAAAGTTAGAGAGTGGATTGATGCTAACCCAGCCTTTACCAATGTGAGTGATACCTCGAATAAACAAGGAATTGATTGGAAAATAGACATTCGTCGAGATGATGCTGCGCGCTTTGGTGCAGATGCGACACTGGTTGGTAATACGGTGCAATTTGTTACGAATGGGCTCAAAATTGGTGATTACTTACCAGATGATAATGACGAACAAGTCGATATTCTTGTGCGTTTTCCTGAAGAGCATCGAGATATTGGGCGCTTTGATGAGTTAAGAGTAAAAACGGCAAATGGACTGGTTCCAATTACGAATTTTGCGAGGATCATTCCGACTCATAAACAAGATACGATTCATCGAATTGATGGCCATCGGATCTTAACTGTTAAAGCTGATATGAGTGATGGCTATAACTTAAGTATTGAGTTACCAAAGATTGAATCAGCATTAAATTCTTTAGATTTACCTGAGGACGTTGAGTTTAAATTAAGAGGGCAAAATGAAGAGCAAAATAATTCAGCTAAATTTCTTCAAAATGCCTTTATTGTCGCTCTGGCTGTAATGGCAATTATCTTGGTAACGCAATTTAATAGTTTTTATCAGGCTTTTCTTATTCTGAGTGCGGTTTTATTTTCAACTGTTGGTGTCTTTGCTGGCTTACTGATATTCCAGCGCCCGTTTGGGATCATCATGTCAGGGATAGGAGTTATCTCTTTAGCGGGAATCGTTGTAAACAATAATATTGTACTTATTGATACCTACAATACGTTACGTAAAGAAGGGCTTGAAAAAGTAGATGCGATATTACAAACCGGTGTTCAACGTTTACGTCCAGTGCTGTTAACTACGGTGACAACGATTTTAGGTTTAATGCCAATGGTACTGGAAATGAATATCGATCTGGTAAGTCAAAAAGTGGAGTTTGGCGCGCCTAGTACTCAGTGGTGGTCACAACTAGCCACGGCAGTCGCAGGGGGTTTAGCATTTGCAACGGTATTAACGTTAGTGTTAACCCCATGCTTATTGATGTTAGGTAGAGACAAGCCAGTAAAGGAATAGAGTTAAGACAATAAGCGCCCTAATAGTAATTATTAGAGCGCTTATTATAGTATTATTTATCGTTAGTGAGTTATAACAGGATGATTACCAACAATAAATTGACTGTATTGCTCTAATTGCTTCAGGCGTTTTTTAGCAATCAGTTCAAACTCTTTTTTATCGCTACCTGTTAAAGATTTTGATTGTGGTAAAGAGACAGTTCTTGGATTTTTATGTACACCATTTACTAAAAATTCATAATGTAAATGAGGGCCAGTGACTCGCCCTGTACTACCAAGAGTTCCAACCGTTTGACCTTGTTTCACTCTTTGTCCTGTTTTTACATAACGTTTGGTCATATGTAGGTATTTAGTAATATAGGTATTACTATGACGAATAAAAACATAGTTACCATTAAATTTATTATAACCAGCTCTATCAACAACACCGTCACCAGCAGCCCAAATAGGAGTTCCTACGGGTGCTACATAATCAGTGCCTCGATGTGCTTTTCTTTGGCCAGTTACTGGATGTAGTCGACGAGGGTTGAAGTTAGAACTGACATAGCGGAAATTAATTGGAGAGCGTAAAAAAGCTTTTTTCATTGCTCGGCCATTTGGTTCGTAGAAATTACCATTTTTATCATTACGAATAGCGGTAAAGGTGTCTCCACGGTTTGTAAATGAGGCTGCGATAATATTCCCTTTTCCTGCGTATTCACCCTCTACATATTTATCTTCATAGAGAACTTTAAAGCTATCACCTTCTCTAATATCAAGTGCAAAATCGATATCCCAACCAAAGATACCAGCAAGCTCCATAATTTGATTTGCATTTAAGCCCGCGCTAATAGAAGCATTCCAAAAATTAGAAGTTATAGTCGCTTTGGTGTAGTTTAATTGAGTGTCGATTTCTTGTTTTTCAAGTAACCCAAGATAACTATCACCTATCTTACTGATACGGTAGGTTTCAAATTTACTGATAGGACGAATAAGCTGAACAATTTCTTGCTCTTGATTAAACCCAAATTTGAGTTTATCTCCGGGACGAAGCCGAGTTAATTGCCTTTCTATCTCCTTATCACTGCTGGTTAAGCTATAGAGCTGACGAGCAGTTAGTCCGACTCGGCTAAATAAAACAGAAGCACTTTCACCAGACTTTACGGTATATGTTTCCCAAGATAACTGTTTATTAGTTGCTGTTGGTTCGTGAGAAATCAGAGATTCTTGGTGAAGTTCTAGAGGATAAGCTTGACCAATGGATAGTTTATAAAATCCAGATTCTGGAGTAACAGAGCTTGGAATAGTTGCGATGGTGGCGACTACTCCTGCACTGCAAATACCAATCAGAATGCGATGGATTACAGGAATGCGAGTTAATTTAGATAATATCATTCGAATAAGTTTGGTAAGAATTCATTAAAATTACGACGTAGAAGTTTAGCTTGTTTTTGACTTAACTACCACGTAATGAGGTTATAGTTTTGTCATCTTTTTATATGAAAAAACCAAGAAATAGAAGTTATTCCATTGCTTGGTTTAGATATATGATCATAATTCCAGCAATTATTTGTGCATTATTACTGGTTAAATTACTTATTAAGAGCGAAGGTTGGTAAAGATAAATGCCATCGAATTGCTGCTAATCTTATACTTAAGGTTGCTGCAACCCCAATAAGCATCGCGGTTGAGCTTTCAATGTTGAATTCGAGAGCTGATGTATGAACTATGCCACCTAAAATGCAAGCAGTAGCATACACTTCACTACGTAATACCATAGGAACTTCACGAGCAAGAACATCTCGAATAATGCCGCCACCGCAACCAGTAATCACTCCCATAATAACGGCAACCATTGGATCGGCATTATAACTCAATGTTTTTTCAACCCCGATACCAACAAAAACAGCTAAACCAATTGCATCAGAAACAGGAAGAACGTACCAAGGGAGTCGTTTAGGTCTTCTAATTATTAACATAGTTAAAATACAGGTAATAAAAATGACTAATAAATAGTTAGTATCATTGATCCAGAAAACAGGGGTCGCTCCCAATGCCATATCACGAATAGTCCCTCCTCCAATTGCGGTAACACTGGCTAGT from the Aliivibrio wodanis genome contains:
- a CDS encoding membrane protein; translation: MSHFNKLNSSHWVLIAALLAAGYACFLLIQPYLNPIILAFIMSLLFAPLHNKISEKLPSSPNSAAILSCMALTFIIAIPLFFVFVAIIQQGATFSKDAYHWVIDGGIQTLFQHPIVAKVLSFINEYLPFDAIDPNEVTQKVAQVASQVGTQIVGMSAQIVGDVTNVLMNFFLMLFVLFFLLRDQEKIITAFRHVLPLSRSQEDRLLDEIEEVSKSAVLGSFLTAIAQGLAGGFAMWLAGFPGLFWGTMMGFASFIPVVGTALIWVPAAIYLLLTNQWEWALFLTIWGVIIVGSIDNIVRPLLMQGNSGMNTLLIFFSLLGGIQLFGLIGLIYGPIIFALTLVLFNMYETEFKTFLDQQDNN
- the hemL gene encoding glutamate-1-semialdehyde 2,1-aminomutase codes for the protein MTKSAELFAKAQEKIPGGVNSPVRAFAGVGGSPIFIERADGPLIFDADGKAYIDYVGSWGPMILGHNHAAIREAVISAAQRGLSFGAPTETEINMAELVSELVPSMEQVRMVSSGTEATMSAIRLARGYTSRDKIMKFEGCYHGHADSLLVKAGSGALTLGQPSSPGVPADFAKYTLTATFNDLASVRELFAANKDEIACIIVEPVAGNMNCIPPVEGFHEGLRQICDEEGALLIFDEVMTGFRVAENCAQGYYNIKPDLTCLGKVIGGGMPVGAFGGSKEVMQYIAPTGPVYQAGTLSGNPVAMAAGFACLKVLTEEGNEKRLASTTKQLALGLKELANKHGIPMVVNYVGGMFGFFFTDQETVTTYEDVTKCDIEQFKRFFNLMLKHGVYLAPSAFEAGFTSLAHGPKEIEATLEAADRCFATMASEAK
- the erpA gene encoding iron--sulfur cluster insertion protein erpA, with the translated sequence MSDVSVPLTFSDVAAAKVKTLIAEEENPNLKLRVYITGGGCSGFQYGFTFDEDVNEGDMTLVNDGVTLVVDPMSLQYLIGGVVDYTEGLEGSRFFINNPNATTTCGCGASFSV
- a CDS encoding membrane protein, putative periplasmic component of a bacterial drug efflux pump; its protein translation is MGKYTSAFFSYLIHRPWIISSFLFLSLFLWIMSGPSHAENTEVKSDNSALKVPLANVIVERFESTPTHKTISLYGRTAPDRKTILGAQVAAQVEDLLVRKGVRVKKGQPIAHLDMADLDLRLSQAKAIYSVRLKEFKAAKELRRKGLQGEVAFSQAEASLAEARASVRYAELILKNTTITAPFDGIVEHLFVEVGDFVSRGDPVAKVVVLDPLVIEVNASERHIEQINKGQKAEVFFINGSSIEGYVRYISSVSSLSTNTFSVEVEIPNVGAEIYAGMSSEVEINLDLQPALKVSPAMLALNEAGDLGVKTVIQSEGHPESDQKVKFVPIQLVKAEDDGIWLTGLGAEVDIITVGQGFVRDGDFIHAQRK
- a CDS encoding putative multidrug resistance protein yields the protein MLAIINAALSRARTMLMLLVLLLVAGVYTYILIPKESNPDITIPIIYVSMSHQGISPEDSERLLVRPMEQGLRSIEGIKEMTAVAGEGYGSVTLEFNVGTDLDKSLTDVRDAVDLVKPDLPEESDEPTVNEVTLAAEQAVLSVVLYGTVPERTAVQIARKLQDKLESYKQILEVDIAGDREDVVEIIVDPLLLESYGLDQAAIYNLIALNNRVVAAGFVDTGYGRFSVKVPSVFDSLKDVLELPIKVDGKQVVTFGDIATVRKAFRDPNSYARLNGEKAIVLDIKKRSGENIIETVEIVKAVLAGAQELDSWPNNLLVKYTWDESKDVKIMLNDLQNNILSAILLVVIVIIAILGARTALLVGISIPGSFLTGLLLLALSGLTINIVVLFSLIMAVGMLVDGAIVVTEYADRRMQEGSHRIDAYREAAQRMAWPITASTATTLAAFAPLLFWPDVTGEFMKYLPLTLIATLSASLAMALLFVPVLGSLFGKPQQVLPQKKDKLYALSQGDFRQTEGITKLYYHTLSMALKHPFKILLLAIVLAVGIGFTYAKAGLGVVFFPDVDPPFLTVKVRSHGDLSINEKDKLMVEVQNQILGMKELDSIYTRTGGDDEIGQIQITPVDWQYRRPVKDIISDLRVQTQDIAGIELEFSTPNAGPPSEHDLVIELSARNGDQLNQSVTKVREWIDANPAFTNVSDTSNKQGIDWKIDIRRDDAARFGADATLVGNTVQFVTNGLKIGDYLPDDNDEQVDILVRFPEEHRDIGRFDELRVKTANGLVPITNFARIIPTHKQDTIHRIDGHRILTVKADMSDGYNLSIELPKIESALNSLDLPEDVEFKLRGQNEEQNNSAKFLQNAFIVALAVMAIILVTQFNSFYQAFLILSAVLFSTVGVFAGLLIFQRPFGIIMSGIGVISLAGIVVNNNIVLIDTYNTLRKEGLEKVDAILQTGVQRLRPVLLTTVTTILGLMPMVLEMNIDLVSQKVEFGAPSTQWWSQLATAVAGGLAFATVLTLVLTPCLLMLGRDKPVKE
- a CDS encoding putative membrane associated peptidase, whose protein sequence is MILSKLTRIPVIHRILIGICSAGVVATIATIPSSVTPESGFYKLSIGQAYPLELHQESLISHEPTATNKQLSWETYTVKSGESASVLFSRVGLTARQLYSLTSSDKEIERQLTRLRPGDKLKFGFNQEQEIVQLIRPISKFETYRISKIGDSYLGLLEKQEIDTQLNYTKATITSNFWNASISAGLNANQIMELAGIFGWDIDFALDIREGDSFKVLYEDKYVEGEYAGKGNIIAASFTNRGDTFTAIRNDKNGNFYEPNGRAMKKAFLRSPINFRYVSSNFNPRRLHPVTGQRKAHRGTDYVAPVGTPIWAAGDGVVDRAGYNKFNGNYVFIRHSNTYITKYLHMTKRYVKTGQRVKQGQTVGTLGSTGRVTGPHLHYEFLVNGVHKNPRTVSLPQSKSLTGSDKKEFELIAKKRLKQLEQYSQFIVGNHPVITH
- a CDS encoding inner membrane protein, with the translated sequence MLIYIIDMFGTAIFAISGVLLAGRLKMDPFGVTVLASVTAIGGGTIRDMALGATPVFWINDTNYLLVIFITCILTMLIIRRPKRLPWYVLPVSDAIGLAVFVGIGVEKTLSYNADPMVAVIMGVITGCGGGIIRDVLAREVPMVLRSEVYATACILGGIVHTSALEFNIESSTAMLIGVAATLSIRLAAIRWHLSLPTFALNK